The Candidatus Accumulibacter similis genome has a segment encoding these proteins:
- the fetB gene encoding iron export ABC transporter permease subunit FetB, with product MNVIVLSPFDLALAALLILALAGLSHQLRIGSERQLLVAAVRSTVQLLLIGLVLKLLFANAHPLWVGLLAALMLVVAGREVMVRQKHRFVGAWGFAVGALSMFVSSFSVTVLALLLIIGTDPWYAPQYAIPLLGMILGNTMNGIALGLDRLTQDAADKRQIIDSRLALGHDWRRAIADSRREAIRVGMIPIVNAMAAAGIVSLPGMMTGQILAGTPPVEAVKYQILVMFLIAAGTGFGTMVAVSLAARRLFDERQRLRLDRLRQPGA from the coding sequence ATGAACGTCATCGTGCTCTCGCCGTTCGACCTCGCGCTGGCCGCGCTGCTCATCCTGGCGCTTGCCGGCCTGTCGCACCAACTGCGGATCGGCAGCGAGCGACAACTGCTGGTTGCGGCAGTGCGCAGTACGGTGCAACTGCTCCTCATCGGCCTCGTCCTCAAGCTTCTCTTTGCCAATGCGCATCCACTCTGGGTCGGGCTGCTGGCGGCGTTGATGCTGGTGGTCGCCGGCCGTGAAGTGATGGTTCGCCAGAAGCACCGTTTCGTCGGCGCCTGGGGATTCGCCGTCGGCGCCCTGTCGATGTTCGTCTCGTCCTTCTCGGTGACGGTGCTGGCGTTGCTCCTGATCATCGGCACCGACCCCTGGTACGCGCCGCAGTACGCCATCCCGCTGCTCGGCATGATTCTCGGCAACACGATGAACGGCATCGCGCTCGGGCTCGACCGGTTGACGCAGGATGCGGCCGACAAGCGGCAGATCATCGACAGCCGGCTGGCGCTCGGTCATGACTGGCGACGGGCGATCGCCGACAGCCGCCGCGAGGCGATCCGCGTCGGCATGATTCCGATCGTCAACGCCATGGCGGCTGCCGGTATCGTCAGCCTGCCGGGAATGATGACCGGCCAGATCCTCGCCGGGACGCCACCGGTGGAAGCGGTCAAGTACCAGATCCTGGTGATGTTCCTGATTGCCGCCGGAACCGGTTTCGGCACCATGGTGGCGGTCAGCCTGGCTGCCCGGCGCCTGTTCGACGAACGGCAGCGGCTGCGGCTCGACCGTTTGCGGCAGCCGGGCGCCTGA
- a CDS encoding DUF3108 domain-containing protein, with protein sequence MPALLIFALAASLGLHTVVLFVPEVDLSFPAEPPPLSAELKPPVAVPPPRATEPAAPVAAPPHPVRKRRPPAAGKQAPSTRAALTEVPAEAPAPPPGAAADAEDGAAAAAAIADPATVEQQGAGAAADALAVAVASLPARGVIRYSVESGDPGFQVGRATHSWEAEDGFYRITAVTETSGLVGFFRPLRVEVESRGRLSSAGLQPERFVTRQTGRERNEQADFDWQQMEVHLSDRSTQTLSAGAQDLLSLNYQLGLLGDLATGHELSVVTGRKYARYRLEVLPDEEVETPAGTFRSVHLRVPGVASTELWLARERRLLPVKIRYVDRRGNLYVQVATAIEVGEEP encoded by the coding sequence ATGCCCGCCCTGCTGATCTTCGCCCTTGCCGCGTCGCTTGGCCTGCATACTGTCGTACTGTTCGTTCCGGAGGTCGATCTGTCCTTTCCTGCCGAGCCGCCGCCGCTGTCGGCCGAACTGAAGCCACCGGTCGCGGTTCCGCCGCCGCGCGCCACGGAACCTGCAGCGCCGGTCGCGGCGCCACCCCATCCCGTTCGCAAGCGGCGGCCGCCGGCGGCGGGCAAGCAGGCGCCGTCGACGCGGGCGGCCTTGACGGAGGTTCCGGCAGAAGCGCCGGCACCGCCGCCAGGCGCGGCTGCAGACGCCGAAGACGGAGCGGCTGCAGCCGCGGCGATCGCCGATCCAGCGACGGTGGAGCAGCAGGGCGCCGGCGCGGCGGCAGACGCGCTGGCTGTGGCCGTCGCCTCGTTGCCAGCACGCGGCGTCATCCGCTATTCCGTCGAGAGCGGCGATCCGGGCTTTCAGGTCGGTCGCGCGACGCACTCGTGGGAAGCCGAGGACGGTTTCTATCGCATCACCGCCGTCACCGAGACGAGCGGGCTGGTCGGCTTCTTCCGTCCGCTGCGGGTCGAAGTCGAGAGCCGCGGCCGGCTGAGCAGCGCCGGGCTGCAGCCGGAACGCTTCGTCACTCGCCAGACGGGACGCGAGAGGAACGAGCAGGCCGACTTCGACTGGCAGCAGATGGAGGTGCACCTGTCCGATCGGTCGACGCAGACGCTCAGCGCCGGAGCGCAGGATCTGCTGTCGCTGAATTACCAGCTCGGCTTGCTTGGTGACCTCGCGACCGGTCACGAGCTGTCGGTCGTCACCGGCCGGAAGTATGCGCGCTACCGGCTCGAGGTCCTTCCCGACGAGGAGGTCGAGACACCCGCCGGAACCTTCAGGAGCGTGCACCTGCGGGTTCCCGGTGTGGCGTCGACCGAACTCTGGCTGGCCCGCGAGCGCAGGCTGCTGCCGGTGAAGATTCGCTACGTCGACCGCAGGGGCAACCTCTATGTCCAGGTGGCCACTGCCATCGAAGTCGGCGAGGAGCCCTGA
- the miaA gene encoding tRNA (adenosine(37)-N6)-dimethylallyltransferase MiaA produces the protein MAGFARRRRGDPQRCLRGLRRGGPHAAGAVTAGRVAARRVAAGDGQRRRATAGLRAGATARGLHPGAERCRPGGRRHARSTRAHPLREAQARARAAATGIAGAADSGRLQRRRDRRRRRRRACDDAAAARLRPGAGRSAATGGAQRPRAAARRRSGRAGTVAVGRTARARRDPTGDGATQRVPRQHGLPGSGARAATALGRRDERTPAADGGDRALRPLQPRPADLDAAQHDRSRSPLPARPVNASAEPAAQLPPAILLLGPTASGKTTAAIEIARRFPVELISVDSAQVFRGMDIGTAKPDAATLAEFPHHLIDLISPEESYSAARFRVDALAAMAAATMRGRVPLLVGGTMLYFKALCEGLAELPPADPAMRASIDDEAAARGWPALHAELAAIDPVTAARLHSTDAQRIQRALEVFRLSGQPLSSLLAAGRQVAPPYRLLAIGLVPGERAVLHRRIAERFDAMLAAGLEGEVESLRARYRLHGGLPSMRCVGYRQVWEVLNGLAPRSELRDRSIYASRQLAKRQITWLGNSLRPQLIDCLAADLRGALDRLLGPFLD, from the coding sequence ATGGCAGGGTTCGCTCGGCGTCGGCGAGGCGACCCGCAGCGCTGCCTACGAGGCCTTCGCCGCGGCGGCCCGCATGCCGCTGGCGCCGTCACCGCCGGGCGAGTCGCTGCCCGGCGAGTCGCTGCCGGCGACGGGCAACGACGCCGCGCCACCGCTGGGTTACGCGCTGGCGCAACTGCACGGGGTCTACATCCTGGCGCAGAACGCTGCCGGCCTGGTGGTCGTCGACATGCACGCAGCACACGAGCGCATCCTCTACGAGAAGCTCAAGCGCGCGCTCGAGCAGCAGCGACTGGCATCGCAGGCGCTGCTGATTCCGGCCGTCTTCAACGCCGACGAGATCGACGTCGCCGCCGCCGAAGAGCATGCGACGACGCTGCAGCGGCTCGGCTTCGACCTGGCGCCGGTCGGTCCGCGGCAACTGGCGGTGCGCAGCGTCCCCGCGCTGCTGCTCGCCGCCGATCCGGCCGCGCTGGCACGGTCGCTGTTGGCCGAACTGCGCGAGCACGGAGAGACCCAACTGGCGACGGCGCAACGCAACGAGTTCCTCGCCAGCATGGCCTGCCAGGGAGCGGTGCGCGCGCGGCGACTGCTCTCGGTCGCCGAGATGAACGCACTCCTGCGGCAGATGGAGGAGACCGAGCGCTCCGACCACTGCAACCACGGCCGGCCGACCTGGATGCAGCTCAGCATGACCGATCTCGATCGCCACTTCCTGCGCGGCCGGTGAACGCGTCCGCCGAACCCGCCGCGCAGCTGCCGCCGGCGATCCTGCTGCTCGGACCGACCGCCAGCGGCAAGACGACGGCGGCCATCGAGATCGCCCGCCGCTTTCCGGTCGAGTTGATCAGTGTCGACTCGGCACAGGTCTTTCGGGGCATGGACATCGGCACCGCCAAGCCGGACGCCGCAACGCTGGCCGAGTTTCCGCACCACCTGATCGACCTGATCAGCCCCGAGGAGAGCTACTCGGCAGCCCGTTTCCGGGTTGACGCGCTGGCGGCGATGGCCGCGGCGACGATGCGGGGACGGGTGCCGCTGCTGGTGGGGGGGACGATGCTCTACTTCAAGGCGCTCTGCGAAGGTCTGGCCGAGCTGCCGCCAGCCGACCCGGCAATGCGGGCGAGCATCGATGACGAGGCGGCAGCCCGCGGCTGGCCGGCGCTGCACGCCGAACTCGCCGCCATCGACCCGGTGACGGCGGCACGCCTGCACAGCACCGACGCGCAGCGCATCCAGCGCGCGCTCGAGGTCTTTCGTCTCAGCGGCCAGCCGCTGTCGAGCCTGCTCGCCGCCGGCCGCCAGGTGGCACCGCCGTACCGCCTGCTGGCCATCGGCCTCGTCCCGGGCGAGCGCGCTGTCCTGCATCGGCGCATCGCCGAGCGTTTCGATGCCATGCTGGCCGCCGGGCTCGAGGGCGAGGTCGAGTCGCTGCGCGCCCGCTACCGGCTGCACGGCGGCTTGCCGTCGATGCGCTGCGTCGGCTACCGTCAGGTGTGGGAAGTCCTGAACGGCCTCGCACCACGCAGCGAACTGCGCGACCGCAGCATCTACGCCAGCCGCCAGCTCGCCAAGCGGCAGATCACCTGGCTCGGCAACAGCCTGCGGCCACAACTGATCGATTGCCTGGCGGCGGACCTGCGGGGCGCGCTCGACCGCCTGCTCGGTCCGTTCCTCGACTGA
- a CDS encoding phosphoribosylglycinamide formyltransferase codes for MTRVVILISGRGSNMASLLAASDSGALPAKIVAVIANRPDAQGLLTAAARGVATGVVDHRLFAEREQFDSALAAAIEVFAPDLVVLAGFMRILGADFVRRFDGRLINIHPSLLPAFPGLHTHRRALAEGVRIHGCTVHFVTADLDHGPVIIQAAVPVLDGDDEDLLAARVLAQEHVIYPQAVRWFAEGRLRVHAGRVLLESAPDGAGVLIAPLPDPCPPC; via the coding sequence ATGACCCGGGTCGTCATCCTGATCTCGGGCCGCGGCAGCAACATGGCATCGCTGCTGGCAGCGAGCGATTCCGGTGCGCTGCCGGCGAAGATCGTCGCCGTCATCGCCAACCGTCCCGACGCACAGGGTCTGCTCACTGCCGCCGCGCGGGGCGTGGCGACCGGCGTCGTCGATCATCGCCTGTTTGCCGAGCGCGAGCAGTTCGACAGCGCGCTCGCCGCGGCGATCGAGGTCTTTGCGCCCGACCTCGTCGTCCTCGCCGGTTTCATGCGAATCCTCGGCGCCGACTTCGTGCGCCGCTTTGACGGCCGTCTGATCAATATTCACCCGTCGCTGCTGCCGGCCTTTCCCGGCCTGCACACGCATCGCCGCGCTCTGGCCGAGGGGGTACGGATTCATGGCTGCACGGTGCATTTCGTCACTGCCGATCTCGACCACGGGCCGGTGATCATCCAGGCGGCGGTACCGGTGCTCGATGGCGACGACGAGGACCTGCTCGCGGCCCGGGTGCTGGCGCAGGAACATGTCATCTATCCGCAGGCCGTGCGCTGGTTTGCCGAGGGGCGCCTGCGGGTTCATGCCGGCCGCGTTCTGCTCGAGTCTGCGCCGGATGGTGCGGGCGTCCTGATCGCGCCGCTGCCCGACCCATGCCCGCCCTGCTGA
- a CDS encoding DedA family protein, which produces MEYLASFIDIILHLDKHLAVLVQQYGQWIYAILFVIIFSETGFVVTPFLPGDSLLFVAGALAALGGMDIAVLLAVLGAAAVLGNMVNYQIGRFLGPRVFQWEQSRFFNKTALEKTHAFYERHGGKTLVISRFLPLFRTFAPFVAGIGAMSYARFTFFNLVGGLGWVGSLTLAGYWFGNLPWIQKNLSLVILAIIAISLVPVMVGWLQHRRA; this is translated from the coding sequence ATGGAATATCTCGCCAGCTTCATCGACATCATCCTGCACCTCGACAAGCACCTGGCGGTGCTGGTGCAGCAGTACGGGCAGTGGATCTACGCCATCCTCTTCGTCATCATCTTCAGCGAGACCGGCTTCGTCGTCACCCCCTTCCTGCCAGGCGATTCGCTGCTCTTCGTCGCCGGCGCACTGGCCGCGCTCGGTGGCATGGACATTGCCGTCCTGCTGGCCGTCCTCGGTGCGGCGGCGGTTCTGGGCAACATGGTGAACTATCAGATCGGCCGTTTCCTCGGGCCGCGGGTCTTCCAGTGGGAGCAGTCGCGCTTCTTCAACAAGACCGCGCTCGAGAAGACACACGCCTTCTACGAGAGGCACGGTGGCAAGACCCTGGTGATCTCGCGTTTCCTGCCGCTGTTTCGTACCTTTGCGCCCTTTGTCGCCGGTATCGGTGCGATGAGCTACGCCCGCTTCACCTTCTTCAACCTGGTCGGCGGGCTGGGTTGGGTCGGCTCGCTGACTCTGGCGGGTTACTGGTTCGGCAATCTGCCCTGGATTCAGAAGAACCTGTCGCTGGTGATCCTGGCGATCATCGCCATTTCCCTGGTGCCGGTGATGGTTGGCTGGCTCCAGCACCGGCGGGCCTGA
- a CDS encoding RsmB/NOP family class I SAM-dependent RNA methyltransferase: MRVTPPLLQHAQALLGELLRSVFAADRVVAAYFRQHRDLGHGERGFVAELVFAVLRRKRSLSARCAGDLSSRRLLLAALACVQGMNRRQLAEVLSESESKWLAQAKAVRLEDLSPAVRLDLPDWLYGELLAGFAADELERLAAALNQPAPLDLRVNPLKAGRDEVLQKLLESGLAASPCPYSPLGIRLAGKPALAGHPLFLDGCVEVQDEGSQLLGFLLQPRRGQMVADFCAGAGGKTLLLGALMRSQGRLYAFDVADRRLAKLKPRLARSGLSNVHPVRIESERDVRVGRLAGKLDRVLVDAPCSGLGTLRRNPDLKWRQSPASVVELTTKQGAILAAAASLVKPGGRLVYATCSLLEAENDRIVDGFLAEHPQFVACPAGQILQQQDIALDTGERLRLLPHRHATDGFFATAMERRQ, translated from the coding sequence ATGCGTGTGACACCGCCGCTGCTTCAGCATGCGCAAGCGCTGCTTGGTGAACTCCTGCGCTCGGTCTTCGCCGCCGACCGGGTGGTTGCCGCCTACTTCAGGCAACATCGCGACTTGGGGCATGGCGAGCGCGGCTTCGTTGCCGAACTGGTGTTTGCGGTTCTGCGGCGCAAGCGCTCGCTGTCGGCACGCTGCGCCGGTGACCTGAGTTCGCGCCGCCTGCTGCTGGCGGCACTGGCCTGCGTGCAGGGAATGAACCGGCGGCAGCTGGCGGAGGTGTTGAGCGAGTCGGAGAGCAAGTGGCTGGCGCAGGCAAAGGCGGTGCGCCTCGAGGATCTGTCGCCTGCAGTGCGGCTCGATCTGCCGGACTGGCTGTACGGCGAGTTGCTGGCCGGCTTCGCCGCCGATGAACTCGAGCGCCTGGCAGCCGCGCTGAATCAGCCGGCGCCGCTCGACCTGCGCGTCAACCCGCTCAAGGCCGGGCGCGACGAAGTGCTGCAGAAGTTGCTCGAAAGCGGCCTGGCAGCCAGTCCGTGTCCGTATTCGCCGCTGGGCATCCGCCTCGCGGGCAAGCCGGCGCTGGCGGGACATCCCCTGTTCCTCGATGGCTGCGTCGAGGTGCAGGACGAAGGCAGCCAGTTGCTCGGCTTCCTGCTGCAGCCGCGGCGTGGCCAGATGGTGGCCGACTTCTGCGCCGGCGCCGGCGGCAAGACCCTGCTGCTCGGGGCACTGATGCGCTCGCAGGGCCGGCTCTATGCCTTCGATGTCGCCGATCGCCGGCTGGCGAAGTTGAAGCCGCGCCTGGCGCGCTCCGGCCTGTCGAACGTGCACCCGGTGCGCATCGAGTCGGAGCGTGACGTCCGTGTCGGCCGTCTTGCCGGCAAGCTCGATCGCGTCCTGGTGGACGCGCCGTGCTCGGGTCTGGGGACGCTGCGGCGCAACCCCGACCTCAAGTGGCGGCAGAGCCCGGCGAGCGTTGTCGAGCTGACGACCAAGCAGGGAGCGATTCTCGCTGCTGCCGCCAGCCTCGTGAAGCCTGGCGGGCGGCTTGTGTACGCGACCTGCAGCCTGCTCGAGGCGGAGAACGACCGCATCGTCGACGGCTTCCTGGCAGAGCACCCGCAGTTCGTCGCCTGCCCGGCGGGGCAGATCCTGCAACAGCAGGACATCGCTCTGGATACCGGCGAGCGGCTGCGGCTGCTGCCGCATCGGCACGCGACCGACGGTTTTTTTGCGACGGCAATGGAGAGGAGGCAAT